The proteins below come from a single Streptomyces sp. M92 genomic window:
- a CDS encoding alpha/beta fold hydrolase, giving the protein MDILLIGGLWLDGSAWDRVVPALEALGHRPVPLTLPGQGVGDASATLDDQLATVLDAVDSAPGRPLVVGHSAACTLAWLAADRRPGKVAGVALIGGVPAVDGQPYADFFEVRDGVVPFPGWAPFQGADAADLDDTARQRLAAAAIPVPAGVTRGVVRLTDERRFGVPVVLVCPEFTAAQAKAWIDAGDVPELARAEHVGFADIDSGHWPMVSRPVGLARVLASAADAA; this is encoded by the coding sequence ATGGACATTCTGCTCATCGGCGGCCTCTGGCTGGACGGCTCCGCCTGGGACCGCGTCGTGCCCGCGCTGGAGGCGCTCGGCCACCGGCCGGTGCCGCTCACCCTGCCGGGCCAGGGGGTGGGTGACGCGTCCGCCACGCTGGACGACCAGCTGGCGACGGTGCTCGACGCGGTGGACTCGGCGCCGGGCAGGCCCTTGGTGGTGGGGCACTCGGCCGCCTGCACGCTGGCCTGGCTGGCCGCCGACCGGCGGCCCGGGAAGGTGGCCGGGGTCGCCCTGATCGGCGGTGTCCCTGCCGTGGACGGTCAGCCCTACGCCGACTTCTTCGAGGTGCGCGACGGCGTCGTGCCCTTCCCCGGCTGGGCCCCCTTCCAGGGGGCGGACGCCGCGGACCTGGACGACACGGCCCGGCAGCGGCTGGCGGCGGCCGCGATTCCGGTGCCCGCCGGGGTGACCAGAGGGGTGGTGCGGCTGACGGACGAGCGCAGGTTCGGTGTCCCCGTCGTGCTCGTGTGCCCGGAGTTCACAGCTGCCCAGGCGAAGGCGTGGATCGACGCCGGTGACGTCCCGGAACTGGCCCGCGCCGAGCACGTCGGCTTCGCCGACATCGACTCGGGCCACTGGCCGATGGTCTCCCGGCCGGTCGGGCTGGCCCGGGTACTGGCGTCGGCGGCCGACGCCGCCTGA
- a CDS encoding helix-turn-helix transcriptional regulator, translating into MTNELSPTARALRTLDILRARPVTTAAELAERLDVTERAARRYVEILREAGIPVESARGPHGGYRLGRGTRLPPVHFTQSEALGLVMAVLGAQPAADDADDLVGTALGKVVKALPETVGRQAAKLREYASAAPDPYATRPDPAVAGEIVDAVATRRRVSVTYRSESGDEWEAELDPWALVVRHGHWYVLCHSHRANAIRTYRADRVRTVRPTGHAFEPPEDLDPVAVLERNLGLGWAFPTRVVFDAPPDEVAPWVRPPMGRLEPLGEGCVLTGSTRNPAMYAQEWLARMPFAFRVRGGEELRSAVAALGARLAAAAEDDC; encoded by the coding sequence GTGACCAACGAACTCAGCCCCACCGCACGGGCGTTGCGCACCCTGGACATCCTCCGGGCCCGCCCCGTCACGACGGCGGCGGAACTCGCCGAGCGGCTGGACGTCACGGAGCGCGCCGCGCGCCGGTACGTCGAGATCCTGCGGGAGGCCGGCATCCCCGTGGAGTCGGCCCGGGGACCGCACGGCGGCTACCGCCTCGGCCGCGGAACGCGGCTGCCCCCCGTGCACTTCACGCAGTCCGAGGCCCTCGGCCTCGTGATGGCCGTACTCGGCGCCCAGCCGGCCGCGGACGACGCCGACGACCTGGTCGGCACCGCCCTGGGCAAGGTCGTCAAGGCGCTGCCGGAGACCGTCGGCCGGCAGGCGGCGAAGCTGCGCGAGTACGCGTCCGCCGCGCCGGACCCGTATGCCACCCGTCCCGACCCGGCCGTGGCCGGCGAGATCGTCGACGCCGTCGCGACCCGGCGCCGGGTGTCGGTCACCTACCGCAGCGAGTCCGGCGACGAGTGGGAGGCGGAGCTGGACCCCTGGGCCCTCGTCGTCCGGCACGGGCACTGGTACGTGCTGTGCCACTCCCACCGCGCGAACGCGATCCGCACCTACCGGGCCGACCGGGTCCGTACGGTCCGGCCGACCGGGCACGCCTTCGAGCCGCCGGAGGACCTGGACCCGGTGGCGGTGCTGGAGCGGAACCTGGGCCTCGGCTGGGCGTTCCCCACCCGCGTGGTGTTCGACGCCCCGCCGGACGAAGTGGCCCCCTGGGTCCGCCCGCCCATGGGCCGGCTCGAACCCCTGGGGGAAGGGTGCGTGCTGACCGGCAGCACCCGCAACCCGGCCATGTACGCCCAGGAATGGCTGGCGAGGATGCCGTTCGCCTTCCGCGTCCGGGGCGGGGAGGAACTGCGGTCCGCGGTCGCGGCACTCGGCGCACGCCTCGCCGCCGCGGCGGAGGACGACTGCTGA
- a CDS encoding class I SAM-dependent methyltransferase: MAANNVHYDEKLAGVYDQMYPIEFDTSLAVDFIAALAPAGGRVLELGVGNGRIALPLAARGFQVHGIDASEAMLAVLRKRDARNEVVTETGDFTETGTGLTFDVVTVVLNTFFVAVTKEQQLGCLRLAREQLVANGKFILEAFDPAPYHAMEKQDFSMRHLADGAVMLDTLAVDRAHQLMYGTHTIVDGGRPETKHHVLRYAFPFEIDLLAELAGLRLVDRWEDWERNPYTARSPRHVSVYERADAPA; encoded by the coding sequence ATGGCTGCCAACAACGTGCATTACGACGAGAAACTCGCCGGCGTCTACGACCAGATGTACCCGATAGAATTCGACACCTCCCTCGCGGTCGATTTCATCGCCGCCCTGGCCCCGGCGGGCGGCCGGGTCCTCGAACTCGGCGTGGGCAACGGACGGATCGCTCTGCCACTGGCGGCACGCGGCTTCCAGGTCCACGGAATCGACGCCTCGGAAGCCATGCTGGCGGTCCTGCGCAAGCGCGACGCGAGGAACGAGGTGGTCACGGAGACCGGTGACTTCACCGAGACGGGAACAGGTCTGACCTTCGACGTCGTGACGGTCGTTCTGAACACCTTCTTCGTCGCGGTGACCAAGGAGCAGCAGCTCGGCTGCCTGCGGCTGGCGCGCGAACAGCTCGTTGCGAACGGAAAGTTCATCCTTGAAGCATTCGATCCCGCTCCCTACCACGCCATGGAGAAGCAGGACTTCTCGATGCGCCACCTCGCCGACGGCGCGGTCATGCTCGACACCCTCGCCGTCGACCGCGCGCACCAGTTGATGTACGGCACGCACACGATCGTCGACGGCGGCAGGCCGGAGACGAAGCACCATGTCCTGCGCTACGCCTTCCCGTTCGAGATCGACCTCCTCGCCGAGCTGGCGGGACTGCGCCTGGTGGACCGTTGGGAGGACTGGGAGCGCAACCCCTACACGGCCCGGAGTCCGCGTCACGTCTCCGTGTACGAACGGGCCGACGCCCCCGCGTGA
- a CDS encoding helix-turn-helix domain-containing protein, producing the protein MGILLTETAAAPAGPDQLVTDAGSETAMCGCEGPPTLSFDTSGVSRLTGREREVLLLVAAALPNGTIARRLGIAERTVKAHVSSIVEKLQVASRLEAALLVHLHHELICPE; encoded by the coding sequence GTGGGGATCCTGCTGACTGAGACCGCAGCCGCGCCGGCCGGGCCTGACCAGCTCGTCACCGACGCAGGCAGTGAGACCGCGATGTGCGGGTGCGAGGGGCCGCCCACCCTCAGTTTCGACACCTCGGGTGTGTCGAGACTGACCGGCAGAGAGCGCGAGGTGCTGCTGCTGGTGGCCGCCGCGTTGCCCAACGGCACGATCGCCCGCCGGCTCGGCATCGCCGAACGCACGGTGAAGGCACACGTTTCCAGCATCGTCGAAAAGCTCCAAGTGGCGTCCCGGCTGGAGGCCGCGCTTCTGGTGCATCTGCACCACGAGCTGATCTGCCCGGAATAG
- a CDS encoding LxmA leader domain family RiPP → MQNDIEIMELVGGFEAYTEAAELNMEASVQAPAATPTATIVYTKFSVASVTLTAKKGC, encoded by the coding sequence ATGCAGAACGACATCGAAATCATGGAGCTCGTCGGTGGTTTCGAGGCCTACACCGAGGCGGCGGAGCTGAACATGGAGGCTTCCGTTCAGGCCCCGGCCGCCACCCCGACCGCCACCATCGTCTACACGAAGTTCTCCGTCGCGAGCGTCACGCTCACCGCGAAGAAGGGCTGCTGA
- a CDS encoding LLM class flavin-dependent oxidoreductase, with amino-acid sequence MSRHVSVLLPFVPVRAEQAAPFGAFVQWRGARALWQGQGSSVEQHQIFSQLSGMGMRVPFGIGVSLMPLRHPLLAALEARTVAASSGHPVVAGFGPGARSFQAAALGEPYASPLTASREYLTLVRALLRGGEVDQRGTYFSYAGTLPRLPAPDVEIGLGVLRPGMARLAGETADVAITWLTPPGYVRDVLIPALRDGAEAAGRPVPRVVAFVPTAAAADGRDLVAALAQGSSGHFQGPHYRDMLQRAGVRVRDADHDGIARGLLRTGGMLAGDADEIGAGVAAYHEAGVDEVVLNCAGVALRWGPRAVLTDLDLLFRGNAW; translated from the coding sequence ATGAGCCGTCACGTTTCCGTCCTTCTGCCGTTCGTCCCCGTCCGGGCGGAACAGGCGGCGCCCTTCGGGGCGTTCGTCCAGTGGCGCGGCGCGCGCGCCCTCTGGCAGGGGCAGGGCTCATCCGTCGAGCAGCACCAGATCTTCAGCCAGCTCAGCGGCATGGGCATGCGTGTGCCCTTCGGCATCGGCGTCTCACTGATGCCGCTCCGCCATCCGCTGCTCGCCGCGCTGGAGGCCCGTACCGTCGCCGCCTCCTCCGGGCACCCGGTCGTCGCGGGGTTCGGCCCCGGCGCCCGCTCCTTCCAGGCCGCGGCCCTGGGCGAGCCCTACGCCAGTCCGCTCACCGCCTCCCGCGAGTACCTCACCCTGGTCCGCGCCCTGCTCCGGGGCGGTGAAGTCGACCAGCGGGGCACCTACTTCTCGTACGCCGGAACCCTGCCGCGGTTGCCCGCGCCGGACGTGGAGATCGGCCTCGGCGTGCTGCGGCCGGGCATGGCCCGGCTCGCCGGTGAGACCGCCGACGTGGCCATCACCTGGCTGACACCGCCCGGATACGTGCGGGACGTGCTGATACCCGCTCTGCGCGACGGCGCCGAGGCCGCGGGCCGTCCCGTGCCCCGCGTCGTCGCCTTCGTGCCCACCGCCGCGGCGGCCGACGGCCGCGACCTGGTGGCCGCCCTCGCCCAGGGGAGTTCCGGTCACTTCCAGGGACCGCACTACCGGGACATGCTCCAGCGCGCGGGCGTGCGGGTGCGCGACGCCGACCACGACGGCATCGCCCGGGGCCTGCTGCGCACCGGCGGCATGCTCGCCGGGGACGCCGACGAGATCGGCGCGGGCGTGGCCGCCTACCACGAGGCAGGCGTCGACGAGGTCGTCCTCAACTGCGCCGGTGTCGCCCTGCGGTGGGGGCCCCGGGCGGTCCTGACCGACCTGGACCTGCTGTTCCGCGGCAACGCCTGGTGA
- a CDS encoding flavoprotein: MREDTAREAAPEAPAPGAPLLDVRRLLLIGTGSASAVDLPSWLGWLRATHPGLETQVVLTRSAERFVTLQAATAAAGRVALRDSWPDDPTVSVRHVELAEWAEALVVYPATLAFTARFAQGHADSPGLLAAQCTGAPVGLAAALPPGGADSHAYRMHIEALRARPNVVVLPPVPGLSQTTGRMDSWAPGLLPDLLTRLERRRTALAARDHGSGR, translated from the coding sequence ATGCGCGAAGACACCGCCCGTGAAGCGGCCCCGGAGGCGCCGGCACCGGGGGCGCCCCTGCTGGACGTGCGCCGCCTGCTGCTGATCGGCACCGGGTCGGCCTCGGCCGTCGACCTGCCGAGCTGGCTGGGCTGGCTGCGCGCCACCCACCCCGGCCTGGAGACGCAGGTCGTCCTCACCCGCAGCGCCGAGCGGTTCGTCACCCTCCAGGCCGCCACCGCCGCCGCCGGACGCGTGGCCCTGCGGGACAGCTGGCCCGACGACCCGACGGTGTCCGTGCGCCACGTCGAACTGGCCGAGTGGGCCGAGGCCTTGGTCGTCTACCCGGCCACCCTCGCCTTCACCGCCCGCTTCGCCCAGGGCCACGCCGACAGCCCCGGACTGCTCGCCGCGCAGTGCACCGGCGCTCCCGTCGGCCTGGCCGCCGCGCTGCCGCCCGGCGGGGCCGACAGCCACGCCTACCGCATGCACATCGAGGCGTTGCGGGCCCGGCCCAACGTGGTCGTCCTGCCGCCGGTGCCCGGGCTCAGCCAGACGACCGGCCGCATGGACAGCTGGGCCCCCGGGCTGCTGCCCGACCTGCTGACCCGGCTGGAACGACGCCGTACGGCGCTGGCCGCACGGGACCACGGGAGCGGGCGATGA
- a CDS encoding insulinase family protein produces MIHRFTLPNGLRVVVDPTDAGPLAGVAVHYGVGFRSEPPGRSGFAHLFEHLMFDGSEHFPARGYLAEVLAAGGDASGTTHQDYTDYFHTVPGPALERALFAEADRMRAPRFTAGGLAEQLSGVEGEIRQALYEAPLGGFPWPLLPALLFDTHPNAHDGYGDTGALAQVTVADCEEFFRLHYGPGNAVLTVSGASDVARVRRLVTRHFADIAHRPAPTPPDLAEPDLTEDRVSVRRFPGLPPGAGAVAAGYRLTDPSAGLDGYLAHMVLAGLLRGQRRSGAAGRIASAECGFFGPLDALTPDTFTVTLRHPDGADPRETLRHLDRALEAAADGLPAARVAGTARRLAAGLHRTGHGPTARARGLGRLELLFGRAELHDELPARIGEVGAARVAAAARGLLTTRRATLVAEPTSTRPHPAPRPGTPSARPAVSGATPVAEPAVSGRVSVAEPAVSGRVSVAEPAVSGRVSVAEPAVSGRVSVAEPAAPGGVPAARPAVPGVVPVAESTVAGAGSAARPAVPGVVTAARHVEPGAVTDVRRVVPAVGARQPLGLRRHHALGRPGTDRWRVVAVRDDRVPLCEVRVRLTPPPGLGAARLHAHARVLGARWDAQPLLAGGGHTVRVLGGRVHLDGWFTADAAPHWPTLLGELVGVPPGVDELTAAAPAAARALRAAHRSHEGLLDHVLPHLLTGRPVPPLEPALPADVLTAEAGRPAPWTDGLVVLVGDIASATAAEGTLKTVLDASPVADPPAEDGPAPAGPARSGLVHLRAPGPPRLVWTVRERPYPTPRPDPADLAARYLAAVVLGSGHPSARLTRLTTPEAPLGFPVFAGRDTAYGAPRLHVTAWPPATGAARAAHAVHGEITRLADVPPTDREVEAARHFTDGQLHAVFETQAHLADQVAAWELLGLDTGRTDAFTDAVRNLTTAEVARARHAILPDSGLVGVLTGRTGEPEVTP; encoded by the coding sequence GTGATCCACAGGTTCACGCTGCCCAACGGCCTGCGGGTCGTGGTGGATCCGACCGACGCGGGGCCGCTCGCCGGGGTCGCCGTGCACTACGGCGTCGGGTTCCGGTCCGAGCCGCCCGGCCGTTCCGGGTTCGCCCACCTCTTCGAGCACCTCATGTTCGACGGCAGCGAGCACTTCCCGGCGCGCGGCTACCTCGCCGAGGTGCTGGCGGCCGGCGGTGACGCGAGCGGCACCACCCACCAGGACTACACCGACTACTTCCACACCGTCCCCGGCCCGGCGCTGGAGCGGGCGCTGTTCGCCGAGGCGGACCGGATGCGCGCCCCGCGCTTCACCGCCGGCGGTCTCGCCGAGCAACTGAGCGGTGTCGAGGGGGAGATCAGGCAGGCCCTGTATGAGGCGCCCCTCGGCGGCTTCCCCTGGCCCCTGCTGCCCGCGCTGCTCTTCGACACCCACCCCAACGCCCACGACGGTTACGGCGACACCGGCGCGCTGGCCCAGGTGACGGTCGCCGACTGCGAGGAGTTCTTCAGGCTGCACTACGGCCCCGGCAACGCCGTCCTGACGGTCTCCGGCGCAAGTGACGTCGCGCGTGTCCGACGGCTGGTCACCCGGCACTTCGCGGACATCGCGCACCGCCCGGCGCCCACCCCGCCCGACCTCGCGGAACCGGATCTCACCGAGGACCGCGTGAGCGTACGGCGGTTCCCCGGGCTGCCTCCCGGCGCCGGAGCCGTGGCCGCCGGGTACCGCCTCACCGACCCGTCAGCCGGACTCGACGGCTACCTCGCCCACATGGTGCTCGCCGGACTGCTGCGCGGACAGCGACGTTCCGGGGCCGCCGGCCGCATCGCCTCCGCCGAGTGCGGTTTCTTCGGCCCGCTCGACGCCCTGACACCCGACACCTTCACCGTCACCCTGCGCCACCCCGACGGCGCCGACCCGCGGGAGACGCTCCGCCATCTCGACCGTGCCCTCGAGGCGGCTGCCGACGGGCTGCCCGCGGCCCGGGTGGCCGGGACCGCGCGACGGCTGGCCGCCGGGCTGCACCGCACCGGGCATGGTCCGACGGCCCGCGCCCGTGGCCTGGGCAGACTGGAACTGCTCTTCGGCCGGGCGGAACTCCACGACGAACTGCCCGCACGGATCGGGGAGGTCGGCGCGGCCCGGGTCGCGGCAGCCGCGCGCGGCCTGCTCACCACGCGACGCGCCACGCTCGTGGCCGAACCCACCTCCACGCGCCCCCACCCAGCCCCACGGCCCGGCACCCCATCCGCCCGCCCTGCGGTGTCCGGCGCGACGCCGGTCGCGGAGCCTGCGGTGTCCGGTCGGGTGTCGGTGGCGGAGCCTGCGGTGTCCGGTCGGGTGTCGGTGGCGGAGCCTGCGGTGTCCGGGCGGGTGTCGGTGGCGGAGCCTGCGGTGTCCGGTCGGGTGTCGGTCGCCGAGCCCGCTGCGCCCGGGGGCGTGCCGGCCGCCCGCCCCGCCGTACCCGGGGTGGTGCCGGTCGCCGAGTCCACCGTGGCCGGTGCCGGGTCGGCCGCCCGCCCTGCCGTACCCGGCGTCGTGACGGCGGCGCGTCACGTCGAGCCCGGGGCCGTCACGGACGTCCGTCGTGTCGTGCCCGCGGTCGGGGCGCGGCAGCCGCTGGGGCTGCGCCGGCACCACGCGCTCGGTCGGCCGGGAACGGACCGTTGGCGCGTCGTGGCCGTGCGGGACGACCGTGTGCCCCTGTGCGAGGTGCGCGTGCGTCTGACGCCACCGCCCGGCCTCGGCGCGGCCCGGCTGCACGCCCACGCCCGCGTCCTCGGCGCGCGCTGGGACGCGCAGCCGCTGCTGGCCGGCGGCGGGCACACCGTCCGCGTCCTGGGCGGCCGGGTCCACCTGGACGGCTGGTTCACCGCGGACGCGGCCCCGCACTGGCCCACGCTCCTCGGCGAACTCGTCGGCGTCCCCCCGGGCGTGGACGAACTGACGGCCGCGGCCCCCGCCGCCGCGAGGGCGCTGCGCGCCGCCCACCGCTCGCACGAGGGCCTGCTGGACCACGTACTCCCGCACCTTCTGACCGGCCGCCCGGTCCCGCCCCTGGAACCCGCGCTGCCCGCCGACGTCCTCACGGCGGAGGCGGGCCGCCCGGCACCCTGGACGGACGGGCTCGTCGTGCTGGTGGGGGACATCGCGTCCGCGACGGCGGCGGAGGGGACACTGAAGACCGTCCTCGACGCGTCACCCGTCGCGGATCCGCCCGCCGAGGACGGTCCCGCGCCGGCCGGCCCCGCCCGGTCCGGGCTCGTCCACCTCCGCGCCCCGGGCCCGCCCCGGCTGGTCTGGACGGTCCGGGAGCGGCCGTATCCCACCCCGCGCCCCGACCCCGCCGACCTCGCGGCCCGCTACCTGGCCGCCGTCGTGCTCGGCAGCGGTCATCCGTCCGCCCGGCTGACCCGGCTCACCACGCCCGAGGCGCCGCTCGGCTTCCCGGTCTTCGCCGGACGGGACACCGCGTACGGGGCACCGCGGCTCCACGTCACCGCGTGGCCGCCCGCGACCGGCGCCGCCCGCGCGGCGCACGCCGTCCACGGCGAGATCACGCGGCTGGCCGACGTACCGCCCACGGACCGGGAGGTCGAGGCCGCCCGGCACTTCACCGACGGCCAGCTGCACGCGGTGTTCGAGACGCAGGCGCACCTCGCCGACCAGGTCGCCGCGTGGGAGCTCCTGGGGCTCGACACCGGCCGCACCGACGCCTTCACCGACGCCGTACGGAACCTGACGACCGCCGAGGTGGCCCGTGCCCGCCACGCGATCCTGCCCGACTCCGGTCTCGTCGGTGTGCTCACCGGCCGGACCGGCGAACCCGAGGTGACACCGTGA
- the lxmK gene encoding class V lanthionine synthetase subunit LxmK has protein sequence MTTLLRFLPVPLVDAPEVGALLDRLGLGAFDPAGLTALPGRNDTWAGTTASGTAVFVKRLTGPADDVRRRMDRALAFEAVTAAGPAGVLRGPRLLGSDEEHGLLAFEYLEDARSGTELMLDESFGPGLARRAGESLGLLHATVPPCGDGVRALDASTPPLPSPALLEALPLAMYEEASSAELQTWQLLQSDDELVAAVTALLAAERAAPSVPAHCDLRMDQFLVTAGDRPRVLVADWEEFRAADAARDIGGFVGEWLHRSVLDIVTDRDGTGRAETDPLSGAEVFADAGLSREAVLARGRENLLRVRPVIEAFWSGYRRARPRTDRTDPGLAHRAAGFAGWHLLDRLLAGAARANRLRAIERAAAGIGRTALIAPARFTTALGLGETP, from the coding sequence GTGACCACGTTGCTGCGCTTCCTTCCCGTCCCTCTGGTGGACGCTCCGGAGGTGGGGGCCCTGCTGGACCGTCTGGGGCTGGGCGCCTTCGACCCGGCCGGCCTCACCGCGCTGCCCGGGCGCAACGACACCTGGGCGGGCACCACCGCGTCCGGGACCGCCGTGTTCGTCAAGCGGCTCACCGGCCCCGCCGATGACGTACGACGGCGCATGGACCGTGCCCTCGCCTTCGAGGCCGTCACGGCCGCCGGCCCCGCGGGTGTCCTGCGCGGCCCCCGGCTGCTCGGCAGCGACGAGGAGCACGGCCTGCTGGCCTTCGAGTACCTCGAAGACGCCCGCAGCGGTACGGAGCTGATGCTGGACGAGTCCTTCGGCCCCGGCCTGGCCCGCCGGGCCGGCGAGTCACTGGGGCTGCTGCACGCCACCGTGCCCCCCTGCGGGGACGGCGTCCGCGCACTCGACGCGTCCACCCCGCCGCTGCCCTCGCCCGCCCTCCTGGAGGCGCTGCCCCTGGCGATGTACGAGGAGGCCAGCAGCGCCGAACTCCAGACCTGGCAACTGCTGCAGAGCGACGACGAACTGGTCGCCGCCGTCACCGCCCTGCTGGCGGCCGAGCGCGCGGCGCCCAGCGTGCCGGCCCACTGCGACCTGCGGATGGACCAGTTCCTGGTGACGGCCGGCGACCGCCCCCGGGTGCTGGTCGCCGACTGGGAGGAGTTCCGTGCCGCCGACGCCGCCCGCGACATCGGCGGGTTCGTCGGAGAATGGCTGCACAGGTCCGTCCTGGACATCGTGACGGACCGCGACGGCACGGGCCGGGCGGAGACGGACCCGCTCTCCGGCGCGGAGGTCTTCGCGGACGCGGGCCTGAGCCGCGAGGCCGTCCTGGCCCGGGGACGCGAGAACCTGCTGCGCGTACGTCCCGTCATCGAGGCGTTCTGGTCCGGATACCGCCGGGCGCGCCCCCGCACCGACCGCACCGACCCCGGCCTGGCACACCGAGCCGCCGGCTTCGCCGGCTGGCACCTCCTCGACCGCCTGCTGGCGGGCGCGGCCCGCGCCAACCGACTGCGCGCCATCGAGCGCGCCGCCGCCGGCATCGGACGCACCGCGCTGATCGCACCGGCGCGTTTCACCACCGCCCTCGGCCTCGGAGAGACCCCGTGA